The following coding sequences lie in one Sphingobacteriales bacterium genomic window:
- the trkA gene encoding Trk system potassium transporter TrkA encodes MNIVISGAGAVGLYLAKMLVENDHNVTLIDKNEERLRIASAHLDILTYCGSSSLISVQKEANIPDCDLLIAVTNEQDANFLTCILGKKSGAKTTIARINNLEYLEKSEQEMYQSFGVDTMIFPELIAANEIVALIRQSAATEIVSFCNDKLILMQLRIEEDAEVKGKTLREIIEKDPTIDYRAVAIQRNNKTIMPSGKDVFIPGDEVFVVTKKEKIDKLLKISGSKNFHIRNIMLIGASEVGILAARELEQDYHVKLIEKRADICQKLAGELKHTLIINADGHELNTLKDEGLEEMDAFISVTENTEANIFFCLLAKRNGAKKTIALIEDTEFIEISHDIGVDTIINKKLIAASHIHRYTLEAEVVASKCLNSVEADVFEFIVKKGSRITSKKVSELNFPENAILGGYIRNGESYIVKGDTQLQEGDHVVVFSVPSVIHKVEQFFSI; translated from the coding sequence ATGAATATAGTAATTTCCGGAGCAGGGGCTGTAGGTTTATATCTGGCAAAAATGCTGGTAGAAAATGATCATAATGTTACACTTATTGATAAAAACGAGGAGAGGTTACGCATAGCATCCGCCCATCTGGATATTTTGACTTATTGCGGCTCATCTTCGCTGATATCGGTTCAGAAAGAAGCCAATATTCCTGATTGTGATCTTTTAATTGCAGTTACCAACGAACAGGATGCTAACTTTCTGACCTGCATTTTAGGGAAAAAATCAGGAGCCAAAACCACCATCGCCCGCATCAACAACCTCGAATATCTGGAAAAATCTGAACAAGAGATGTATCAGTCATTTGGCGTTGACACCATGATATTTCCCGAGCTCATAGCCGCCAATGAAATAGTTGCCCTGATCAGGCAAAGTGCTGCCACCGAAATCGTATCCTTTTGTAATGACAAGTTGATTCTGATGCAGTTAAGGATTGAAGAGGATGCTGAAGTAAAAGGAAAAACCCTTCGTGAAATTATTGAAAAAGACCCTACCATCGACTACCGTGCCGTGGCTATTCAGCGTAACAATAAAACCATCATGCCTTCCGGAAAAGATGTTTTCATCCCGGGTGATGAGGTTTTTGTGGTTACCAAAAAGGAAAAAATTGATAAATTGCTTAAAATAAGCGGATCGAAAAATTTCCACATTCGCAATATTATGCTCATTGGGGCTTCTGAAGTAGGTATTCTGGCTGCCAGGGAACTCGAGCAGGATTATCATGTCAAGCTGATTGAAAAAAGAGCTGATATTTGCCAGAAATTAGCCGGAGAACTCAAACATACATTAATTATTAATGCAGACGGTCATGAGCTGAACACCCTGAAAGATGAGGGTCTGGAAGAAATGGATGCTTTTATATCGGTTACGGAAAATACGGAAGCCAATATATTTTTCTGCCTGCTTGCCAAACGCAACGGTGCCAAAAAAACCATTGCCCTGATTGAAGATACCGAATTTATTGAGATTTCTCATGATATTGGGGTAGATACCATCATCAACAAAAAACTGATTGCTGCCAGCCATATTCACCGCTATACGCTTGAAGCCGAGGTGGTTGCCTCCAAATGTCTGAACAGTGTGGAGGCCGATGTTTTTGAGTTTATCGTTAAAAAAGGTTCTCGCATTACTTCCAAAAAGGTCAGTGAGCTGAATTTCCCTGAAAATGCCATTTTAGGCGGCTATATCCGAAATGGGGAAAGCTATATTGTGAAAGGCGATACTCAACTTCAGGAAGGCGACCATGTGGTGGTCTTTTCTGTTCCTTCTGTCATTCATAAAGTCGAACAGTTTTTTTCAATATAA
- a CDS encoding TrkH family potassium uptake protein: MATSLSFSAYYGYSDFKAIALSSLITFSCGIFLFFVTRKTEYNATKREGYLIVSLGWIIISLFGTLPYILSGAIPDFTDAFFETMSGFTTTGASILTDIEKIPKGILFWRAMTHWIGGMGIIVLTVAIMPFLGVGGFQLFAAEVPGISKDKLHPRITETAKRLWGLYALFTLAETILLVLGGMNLHESLCHSFATMATGGFSTRNASAAAFSPYIQYVFIVFMFIAGINFTLSYLAVIKGDVKKLFKDDEFKFYSTFILLSAFVIVVVLAVLQHHGVEESFRNALFTVVSIITTTGFVNCNYENWGIFGMMLVFILMFIGGSSGSTGGSVKCIRHLLLIRNASLEFKRLVHPRAVLPVRYNQQSVSKDTISHVLAFFFLYVIIFIVSSLLMVAFGSDIETSMGSVAATLGNVGPGIGHVGPVENYAHLNIESKWLLSFDMLVGRLELFTVLIIFSKAFWKK, from the coding sequence ATGGCTACTTCATTAAGCTTTTCAGCCTATTACGGGTACAGTGATTTCAAAGCCATTGCCCTTTCTTCGCTGATCACCTTTTCATGCGGTATCTTTTTGTTTTTTGTTACCAGAAAAACTGAATACAATGCCACCAAAAGAGAAGGCTACCTGATTGTCAGCCTTGGCTGGATTATTATTTCCTTGTTTGGCACACTGCCATACATCCTCAGCGGAGCCATTCCCGACTTTACTGATGCTTTTTTTGAAACCATGTCGGGCTTTACCACCACAGGAGCCTCTATTCTGACAGATATTGAAAAGATTCCCAAAGGAATACTATTCTGGCGTGCCATGACTCACTGGATCGGGGGAATGGGTATTATTGTACTGACTGTAGCCATCATGCCCTTTCTGGGAGTTGGCGGGTTTCAGCTTTTTGCCGCTGAAGTACCGGGTATTTCAAAAGATAAACTCCATCCCCGGATTACCGAAACAGCCAAAAGACTTTGGGGACTTTATGCCCTTTTCACCTTAGCTGAAACCATTCTTCTTGTCCTTGGCGGCATGAACCTCCACGAATCATTATGCCATTCTTTTGCCACCATGGCTACCGGTGGCTTCTCTACCCGAAATGCCAGCGCTGCTGCATTTTCTCCCTATATTCAGTATGTATTTATTGTCTTTATGTTTATTGCCGGAATAAATTTTACCCTTTCCTATCTCGCTGTCATCAAAGGTGATGTTAAAAAACTGTTTAAGGACGATGAATTCAAATTTTACTCCACCTTTATTCTTTTATCGGCCTTTGTCATTGTTGTAGTTCTGGCCGTATTGCAACACCACGGAGTGGAGGAATCTTTCAGAAATGCTTTGTTTACGGTCGTTTCCATCATCACTACTACTGGCTTTGTCAATTGTAACTATGAAAACTGGGGTATTTTCGGGATGATGCTTGTGTTTATTTTAATGTTTATCGGTGGTTCATCAGGCTCCACGGGCGGCTCTGTCAAGTGTATCCGCCATCTTTTGTTGATAAGAAATGCCTCTCTCGAATTTAAAAGACTTGTCCATCCGCGAGCCGTTCTACCTGTCAGATATAACCAGCAAAGCGTTTCAAAAGATACCATTTCGCATGTCCTTGCCTTTTTCTTTTTATATGTGATTATCTTTATCGTCTCTTCTCTCCTGATGGTAGCTTTTGGCAGCGATATTGAAACCTCAATGGGATCTGTCGCTGCAACACTCGGAAATGTAGGCCCGGGTATCGGCCATGTAGGACCTGTAGAAAACTACGCCCATTTAAACATCGAATCCAAATGGCTTCTTTCTTTCGACATGTTGGTCGGACGTCTTGAATTGTTTACCGTCCTGATTATTTTCAGTAAAGCCTTCTGGAAAAAATAA